A genome region from Megalobrama amblycephala isolate DHTTF-2021 linkage group LG16, ASM1881202v1, whole genome shotgun sequence includes the following:
- the cbln18 gene encoding cerebellin 18, which translates to MKTLAGPCVLMILCLCSSAEAATAIDLLRETAVSWTGALPCGGWDCECAFRSQQGCCCVAKPLFELEEATFIRLVGLWEGLSRLNSQIEEVTAGCKIAFTAAMLPMSGCLGPFTSNMSISYQSVSLNQGNGYNAALGTFTAPHAGLYFFSFSAYSKVGDAGERLYQKVQLMKNGQLIASSWEDNREDSEDSSTQTVLLQLRRGCQVYIELLSGRQLCGDTQGSNTFSGYLIYPFSEQ; encoded by the exons ATGAAGACACTAGCGGGTCCATGTGTTTTGATGATTCTCTGTCTCTGCTCGAGTGCAGAGGCTGCCACTGCCATTGACCTCCTGCGTGAAACTGCTG TGAGTTGGACAGGGGCCCTGCCCTGTGGTGGATGGGACTGTGAATGTGCATTCAGGAGCCAGCAGGGCTGTTGTTGTGTTGCGAAGCCACTGTTTGAGCTGGAGGAAGCCACCTTCATACGTTTGGTTGGCTTATGGGAAGGATTGTCTCGCCTGAACAGCCAAATAGAGGAAGTCACAG CTGGATGCAAGATAGCCTTCACTGCGGCAATGCTACCAATGAGTGGATGTCTTGGGCCTTTCACCAGCAACATGTCTATCTCTTACCAGTCTGTCTCACTTAATCAAGGGAATGGGTACAATGCTGCGTTGG GTACATTCACGGCCCCCCACGCTGGTCTCTACTTCTTCTCCTTCTCGGCTTATTCCAAAGTTGGCGATGCAGGTGAGCGACTCTACCAAAAGGTGCAGTTGATGAAGAACGGTCAGCTGATTGCCTCCTCCTGGGAAGATAACCGTGAGGATTCAGAGGATAGTAGTACTCAGACTGTTCTTCTCCAGCTTAGACGTGGTTGCCAGGTCTATATTGAGTTGCTCTCAGGCAGACAGCTTTGTGGAGACACCCAGGGCTCCAACACTTTCAGTGGATACCTGATCTATCCATTCTCTGagcaatga